In Candidatus Eisenbacteria bacterium, one genomic interval encodes:
- a CDS encoding SUF system NifU family Fe-S cluster assembly protein, whose translation MSLDDFYRQTILDHYQNPRNWGTLEKPDITAQDSNPLCGDEIRIDLKIKDGKVEAVRFSGKGCSISRAAASMLTEAIEGKTLDEVKLINRDDVLDMLGIELGPVRLKCALLALKTLKVGVYGVQQSWPGEEDEG comes from the coding sequence ATGAGCCTCGACGATTTCTACCGGCAGACCATCCTCGATCATTACCAAAACCCTCGCAATTGGGGCACCCTCGAGAAGCCGGACATCACCGCCCAGGACTCGAATCCCCTCTGCGGCGATGAGATCCGGATCGATCTCAAGATCAAGGATGGCAAGGTCGAGGCGGTCCGGTTCAGCGGCAAGGGCTGCTCGATCAGCCGCGCTGCTGCCTCCATGCTCACGGAGGCGATCGAGGGGAAAACGCTCGACGAGGTAAAACTGATCAATCGGGACGACGTTTTGGATATGCTTGGGATCGAGCTGGGGCCCGTCCGGCTCAAGTGCGCGCTCCTCGCGCTCAAGACCCTCAAGGTGGGGGTGTACGGCGTGCAGCAGAGTTGGCCCGGCGAGGAGGATGAGGGGTGA
- a CDS encoding metal-sulfur cluster assembly factor — protein MATEEEIKTALEQVVDPEINLSIIELGLVREIDQSTEPLVVRMLLTTPFCPYAPQIIQQVKEVVSTVTGKAADVEILAEQWTPEMMPDPGLLGRW, from the coding sequence ATGGCGACCGAAGAAGAAATCAAGACCGCGTTGGAACAGGTTGTCGATCCCGAAATCAACCTGAGCATCATTGAGCTCGGGCTGGTGCGCGAGATCGACCAGAGCACCGAGCCGCTCGTGGTTCGAATGCTGCTGACGACCCCGTTTTGTCCCTACGCTCCGCAGATCATCCAGCAGGTGAAGGAAGTCGTCAGCACCGTGACGGGCAAGGCCGCCGACGTGGAGATCCTGGCCGAGCAATGGACCCCGGAAATGATGCCCGACCCCGGTCTTTTGGGTCGCTGGTAG
- a CDS encoding non-heme iron oxygenase ferredoxin subunit, with protein sequence MRFVRVGNVSDVPAGRAEVFDVEDRKIAVFRLEDGWYAIEDICTHDGGPLAEGEIEGDQVICPRHGSRFNIKTGAVLTPPAVSPVESFPVRVEGDELFIGLPD encoded by the coding sequence GTGCGCTTCGTGCGCGTCGGAAACGTAAGCGACGTTCCCGCCGGGCGCGCGGAAGTCTTCGACGTCGAGGACCGGAAGATCGCCGTCTTCCGCCTCGAGGACGGATGGTACGCCATCGAAGACATCTGCACACACGACGGCGGGCCCCTCGCGGAGGGGGAGATCGAGGGGGACCAGGTGATCTGTCCCCGGCACGGCTCGCGTTTCAACATCAAGACGGGAGCCGTGCTCACGCCTCCCGCGGTCTCACCGGTCGAGTCGTTCCCGGTGCGCGTGGAAGGAGACGAGCTTTTCATCGGGCTTCCGGATTAG
- the lepB gene encoding signal peptidase I yields MSAKRKPKSSFREWLKTLTIGILAVLVFRGMVAQAYQIPSGSMERTLLVGDYIYINKMLYGPEIDINLAGHHYFHHRFPGFRRPVPGDIIVFRYPVDPRKDFIKRCVAVEGQTVEVKDKVLYVDGKRQIEPYVIHEDDRVLPRGAGNPRDNFGPILVPKGHIFMMGDNRDNSLDSRFWGPLPIGFVKGKAIFRYFSWDGDRNWPRFSQILRPIR; encoded by the coding sequence TTGAGCGCGAAGAGGAAACCAAAGTCGAGCTTTCGTGAGTGGCTCAAGACCCTCACGATCGGAATCCTGGCCGTGCTCGTATTCCGCGGCATGGTGGCACAGGCCTACCAGATCCCAAGCGGATCGATGGAGCGGACGCTCCTCGTCGGTGATTACATCTACATCAACAAGATGCTCTACGGGCCCGAGATCGACATCAATCTGGCGGGCCATCACTACTTTCATCACCGGTTTCCCGGGTTCAGGAGGCCGGTGCCGGGAGACATCATCGTCTTCCGTTACCCCGTGGATCCCCGAAAGGATTTCATCAAGCGCTGCGTCGCGGTCGAGGGGCAAACGGTCGAGGTGAAGGACAAGGTCCTCTACGTCGACGGCAAGAGGCAAATCGAGCCGTACGTCATCCACGAAGACGATCGCGTGCTGCCCCGAGGCGCCGGAAACCCGCGCGACAACTTCGGGCCGATCCTCGTGCCGAAGGGGCACATCTTCATGATGGGGGACAACCGCGACAACAGCCTGGACAGCCGTTTCTGGGGTCCCCTGCCGATCGGGTTCGTCAAAGGGAAGGCGATTTTCCGCTACTTCTCGTGGGACGGCGATCGGAATTGGCCCCGATTCAGCCAGATTCTTCGTCCCATACGCTGA
- a CDS encoding VCBS repeat-containing protein yields the protein MNGMKMAVVTASVLALASLDSLPKGENARGAAGPSTEIRFDGGVDYPAGNYPCSVAIGRLNGDPILDLAIANYGSNNVSVLLGNGDGTFQAKREFPASFLPYTIAIGDLNQDGREDLAVANEGAGSVSVLVGAGDGSFSARGDLNAGGGAYSIAIGDLNADGMPDLVATNLNLNKVSVLLSRGDGTFHPPSGYPTAHGPRSVTIADLNADDAPDLAVACFNSNSVSVLLGNGDGTFRRRRDYPAGISPYSVAAGFLDADRRPDLAVTSLVSNTVSVLLGMGGGSFRGKRAIATGRQPYALAIVDLNADGRADLASADLASSTCSVLLGKGDGGFRRAVLLETGRNPQSVAAGDLNRDGWPDLVTANTASNTVTVLLNRGRYGSR from the coding sequence ATGAACGGGATGAAGATGGCCGTCGTCACGGCGTCGGTCCTCGCCCTGGCCTCCCTGGATTCCCTCCCGAAAGGGGAAAACGCGCGCGGGGCGGCGGGACCTTCCACCGAGATCCGCTTCGATGGCGGCGTGGATTATCCTGCCGGCAACTATCCCTGCTCCGTCGCGATCGGCCGCTTGAACGGGGACCCGATTCTGGATCTTGCGATTGCGAACTACGGATCGAACAACGTCTCCGTGCTCCTCGGGAACGGCGACGGCACCTTTCAAGCGAAGCGGGAATTCCCGGCCTCGTTTCTTCCCTACACAATCGCCATCGGGGATCTCAATCAGGACGGCCGCGAGGACCTCGCCGTCGCGAACGAAGGGGCGGGCAGCGTGTCGGTGCTCGTCGGTGCGGGGGACGGCTCCTTTTCAGCCCGGGGGGATCTGAACGCGGGGGGAGGAGCCTATTCGATCGCGATAGGGGATTTGAATGCGGACGGGATGCCCGACCTCGTCGCGACGAATTTGAACCTCAATAAGGTCTCAGTCCTCCTCTCGCGCGGAGACGGCACCTTCCATCCGCCGTCGGGCTACCCCACGGCGCATGGTCCGCGCTCGGTCACGATCGCCGATCTCAACGCGGACGACGCACCGGATCTCGCCGTGGCCTGCTTCAACTCCAACTCGGTCTCGGTGTTGCTCGGGAATGGCGACGGCACGTTTCGCCGCCGGAGGGACTACCCCGCCGGCATCTCACCCTATTCGGTCGCGGCCGGATTTCTCGATGCGGACCGCCGGCCGGACCTGGCGGTTACGAGCCTGGTTTCGAATACCGTCTCGGTGCTTCTCGGGATGGGGGGTGGCTCGTTTCGGGGGAAACGCGCGATCGCCACGGGACGCCAGCCCTACGCTCTCGCGATCGTGGACCTGAACGCGGACGGCCGAGCCGACCTTGCCTCGGCGGACCTGGCGTCCAGTACTTGCTCCGTCTTGCTCGGGAAGGGGGACGGCGGATTCCGCCGGGCGGTTCTTCTCGAGACCGGGCGAAACCCTCAATCGGTCGCCGCGGGCGATTTGAATCGCGACGGATGGCCGGATCTCGTGACCGCGAACACCGCTTCGAACACCGTCACGGTCTTGCTGAATCGCGGGAGGTATGGTTCTCGATGA
- a CDS encoding CoA-binding protein, whose protein sequence is MSALEPLLKPRSVAVIGASRRRDSIGGAILHNLIEQGFQGPVYPVNPNATHVQSIAAYPSVGAITGPVDLGVIVIPAEHVLEAATSCGEKGVKALIVISAGFKETGEEGRKRERALVEVARRYGMRLVGPNCLGIVNTDPNVSLNATFAPVAPPAGRVAFSSQSGALGLAILDYARGLHLGISQFVSVGNKAEVSGNDLIEFWENDPGTDLILLYLESFGNPHKFTQLARRVARVKPIIAVKSGRTPGGSRAASSHTGSLAGSDAAVDALFRQSGVIRTDTIEELFDTAMLLASQPVPLGPNVAILTNAGGPGIMAADACESAGLSLATLEQKTAKGLKSFLPAEASLRNPVDMIASADAPSYEKSLRLLAQDKNVDAVIVIFVPPLVTGAEEVARAILAGASGSKKPILSCFMGSHGVPESLRSLHEGHIPSYAFPESAAQTLARAVGYGLWRAKGPGKVPAVEGIGTDRGRDVIARALSNGKPGPHWMDAETMNELFQAYGIRTNRSRPAGNRGEAASVAKSIGFPIVLKVRSPDVVHKTEVGGVRLRLGSEEEVARAFDAVRTALAREKPNARFEGVTVEPMVLGGVETIAGMTRDPSFGPVVLFGLGGIAVELLRDVSLRVAPLTDRDAEEMVREIRGFPLLDGYRGAPRSNVPALLDLLHRVSRLAIDQPEVQELDLNPVAVFQGEAPCVILDARVRLGREGTA, encoded by the coding sequence ATGTCCGCACTGGAACCGCTGCTGAAGCCCCGGTCGGTCGCGGTGATCGGCGCCTCCCGGCGCCGTGACTCGATCGGCGGGGCGATCCTCCATAACCTGATCGAGCAGGGGTTTCAGGGACCCGTGTACCCGGTCAATCCCAACGCGACCCACGTGCAGTCGATCGCCGCCTACCCGAGCGTGGGCGCGATCACGGGACCCGTCGATTTGGGAGTCATCGTGATCCCGGCTGAGCATGTGCTCGAAGCCGCGACGTCTTGCGGCGAGAAGGGCGTCAAGGCGCTGATCGTCATCTCCGCGGGGTTCAAGGAGACCGGGGAGGAAGGGCGGAAGCGCGAGCGCGCGCTCGTGGAGGTCGCGCGCCGCTACGGTATGCGCCTCGTCGGGCCGAACTGCCTGGGGATCGTGAATACCGATCCGAACGTCTCGCTCAACGCCACCTTTGCGCCCGTGGCTCCTCCGGCGGGACGGGTCGCGTTCTCCTCGCAGAGCGGGGCCTTGGGCCTCGCGATCCTCGACTACGCGCGCGGGCTCCATCTCGGCATCTCGCAGTTCGTGAGCGTGGGCAACAAGGCCGAGGTCTCCGGGAACGACCTCATCGAATTCTGGGAGAACGATCCGGGGACGGATCTCATCCTCCTTTACCTCGAGTCGTTCGGGAACCCGCACAAGTTCACGCAGCTTGCCCGCCGGGTCGCGCGCGTGAAGCCGATCATCGCGGTGAAAAGCGGACGCACGCCCGGCGGATCGCGGGCGGCCTCCTCCCACACCGGGTCGCTCGCCGGCTCGGACGCCGCGGTGGACGCGCTCTTCCGACAAAGCGGCGTGATCCGAACCGACACGATCGAGGAGCTGTTCGACACGGCCATGCTCCTCGCCTCCCAGCCCGTCCCGCTCGGCCCGAACGTGGCGATCCTGACCAACGCCGGGGGTCCGGGCATCATGGCGGCGGACGCGTGCGAATCGGCGGGGCTCTCGCTCGCGACGCTCGAGCAAAAGACGGCGAAGGGACTCAAGTCCTTCCTGCCCGCCGAAGCCAGCCTCAGGAACCCGGTCGACATGATCGCCTCCGCCGACGCGCCCTCCTACGAGAAGTCCCTTCGCCTGCTCGCGCAGGATAAGAATGTCGACGCGGTGATCGTGATTTTCGTGCCGCCGCTCGTGACCGGCGCGGAGGAGGTCGCGCGGGCGATTCTCGCGGGCGCCTCCGGGAGCAAGAAGCCGATTCTCTCCTGCTTCATGGGGAGCCACGGCGTTCCCGAGAGCCTGCGCTCCCTGCACGAGGGGCACATCCCCTCCTACGCCTTCCCCGAATCGGCCGCGCAAACCCTGGCGAGGGCGGTCGGATACGGCCTCTGGCGCGCCAAGGGTCCGGGGAAGGTGCCCGCGGTCGAAGGGATCGGGACCGACCGCGGGCGCGACGTCATCGCGCGGGCGCTCTCCAACGGCAAGCCCGGGCCGCACTGGATGGACGCCGAGACCATGAACGAGCTATTCCAGGCCTACGGGATCCGGACGAATCGGTCGCGTCCGGCGGGAAACCGCGGCGAGGCCGCCTCGGTCGCGAAGAGCATCGGATTCCCCATCGTGCTCAAGGTGCGCTCGCCCGACGTGGTCCACAAGACCGAGGTGGGCGGCGTGCGGCTCCGTCTCGGGAGCGAGGAGGAAGTGGCCCGCGCCTTCGACGCGGTCCGGACCGCTCTGGCGCGCGAAAAGCCGAACGCCCGCTTCGAAGGAGTGACGGTCGAGCCGATGGTCCTCGGGGGTGTCGAGACGATCGCCGGGATGACCCGTGATCCTTCCTTCGGGCCGGTCGTGCTCTTCGGGCTGGGGGGGATCGCCGTGGAGCTGCTGCGAGACGTCTCGCTTCGGGTCGCGCCGCTCACCGATCGTGACGCCGAGGAGATGGTGCGAGAGATCCGCGGGTTCCCGCTCCTCGACGGATACCGGGGTGCGCCGCGTTCGAACGTGCCGGCGCTCCTGGATCTCCTTCACCGGGTCTCGCGGCTTGCGATCGACCAGCCCGAGGTCCAGGAGCTCGACCTGAACCCGGTGGCGGTGTTCCAAGGGGAGGCGCCGTGCGTCATCCTCGACGCGAGGGTTCGCCTGGGCCGGGAAGGAACGGCGTGA
- a CDS encoding 4a-hydroxytetrahydrobiopterin dehydratase — translation MMPKLSQADLDRALRDLPGWKVKDGAITKAFRHDSFPEAVLFVGAVAHLAELANHHPDIDIRYSNITLALVTHDQGGITDKDVSLARRIEEIRKKAGVPA, via the coding sequence ATCATGCCGAAGCTGTCCCAGGCCGACCTGGATCGAGCGCTCCGCGATCTCCCGGGCTGGAAGGTGAAGGACGGCGCGATCACGAAGGCGTTCCGGCACGACTCCTTCCCCGAGGCCGTCCTATTCGTGGGCGCGGTGGCGCACCTGGCGGAGCTCGCGAACCACCATCCCGACATCGACATTCGCTACTCCAACATCACGCTCGCTCTCGTAACGCACGATCAGGGAGGGATCACCGACAAGGATGTGAGTCTGGCTCGCCGTATCGAGGAGATCCGCAAGAAGGCCGGGGTGCCGGCGTAG
- a CDS encoding phosphatase PAP2 family protein: protein MSRLGERWRRAVFALRPEECATLLLFLPMAYTLARMSATRADLLDGPAAAYPGAYARLLVLLASTALFLWIVWARPHWKLLRDGMPFVFCANIYANLHDLIHFFHASDITNTLYQWDLSLFGFEPTIWAERFANPLLTDFFTVCYWLFYVLGPMLGLFLYLRKDHRAFRYTMVTLVLCLYLGYIGYVAWPASAPRLFMPGAYLVPLHGSPLLDFTRKATVVIPLTAHGAFPSLHCAVALLAVLLAWRYQRWFFWVQLPFATGLIVGTVYLRHHWVVDILAGFVLTFAAYWAGPRVEDWWSRHAAGSQRPALAQQTDAAQPVREPEPTARVAAKVMESWIEREEETKVELS, encoded by the coding sequence GTGAGCCGGCTTGGGGAACGATGGCGTCGCGCGGTGTTCGCGCTCAGGCCGGAGGAGTGTGCGACGCTCCTGCTCTTCCTCCCGATGGCGTACACCCTCGCGCGCATGAGCGCCACACGGGCGGACCTTCTGGACGGGCCGGCGGCGGCTTACCCGGGCGCCTACGCGCGCCTGCTCGTGCTGCTCGCCTCGACCGCGCTCTTCCTATGGATCGTCTGGGCCAGGCCCCACTGGAAGCTCCTTCGGGACGGGATGCCGTTCGTTTTCTGCGCGAACATCTACGCCAACCTTCACGATCTGATCCACTTCTTCCACGCGTCCGACATCACGAACACCCTCTACCAATGGGATCTCTCGCTCTTCGGGTTCGAGCCGACGATTTGGGCGGAGCGCTTCGCGAACCCGCTCCTCACCGATTTCTTCACCGTGTGCTACTGGCTCTTCTACGTGCTCGGTCCGATGCTCGGGCTCTTCCTGTATCTCAGGAAGGACCACCGGGCGTTCCGTTACACCATGGTCACGCTCGTCCTCTGCCTGTATCTCGGATATATCGGGTACGTCGCCTGGCCCGCGTCCGCGCCGAGGCTCTTCATGCCGGGCGCCTATTTGGTTCCGCTCCACGGCTCGCCGCTCCTGGATTTCACGCGGAAGGCCACCGTGGTGATCCCGCTGACCGCCCACGGCGCCTTTCCGTCGCTCCATTGCGCGGTCGCGCTCTTGGCGGTTCTCCTCGCATGGCGGTACCAGCGCTGGTTTTTCTGGGTCCAGCTTCCCTTCGCGACGGGCCTCATTGTCGGCACGGTCTATTTGCGCCATCATTGGGTCGTCGACATCCTCGCCGGATTCGTTCTGACCTTCGCGGCCTACTGGGCCGGGCCCCGGGTCGAGGACTGGTGGAGCCGGCACGCGGCGGGAAGCCAGCGCCCGGCCCTCGCCCAGCAGACGGATGCCGCCCAGCCGGTTCGGGAGCCCGAACCGACGGCCCGGGTCGCGGCCAAGGTGATGGAGTCCTGGATTGAGCGCGAAGAGGAAACCAAAGTCGAGCTTTCGTGA